A portion of the Misgurnus anguillicaudatus chromosome 16, ASM2758022v2, whole genome shotgun sequence genome contains these proteins:
- the LOC129422652 gene encoding caspase-3, which yields MSDERPSGGDCVDAKQAMNEGPIKNTDQGVDQADAKDDLHDFKYNMKYPSVGQCVIINNKNFHKRTGMGVRNGTDVDAKKVMEVFTNLGFKISISNDQTVSQMKDLLTKVSKSDHSRSAMFVCVLLSHGDDGVIYGTDDSIELKDLFQLFRGDRCSTLVGKPKLFFIQACRGTELDSGIETDSCDDSAGQKRIPVEADFLYAYSTVPGYYSWRNVCNGSWFISSLCEMLSKYGKQMEIMRIMTRVNHKVALDFESSSNLPGFDGMKQIPCIVSMLTKELYFP from the exons ATGTCAGACGAGAGACCTAGTGGAGGAGACTGTGTGGATGCCAAACAGGCAATGAATGA GGGACCGATTAAGAATACAGATCAAGGAGTAGATCAAGCAGATGCAAAAGATGATTTACATGATTTTAAATACAATATGAAGTATCCCAGCGTGGGACAGTGTGTCATCATCAACAACAAGAATTTCCACAAACGTACAG gaATGGGAGTTCGTAACGGAACAGACGTGGATGCAAAGAAAGTGATGGAGGTCTTCACAAACCTGGGTTTTAAAATCAGCATTAGCAATGACCAAACTGTCTCACAGATGAAAGATTTGTTAACTAAAG TATCTAAGAGTGATCACAGTCGTTCGGCcatgtttgtctgtgtgttgtTGAGTCATGGAGATGATGGAGTGATCTACGGCACAGATGACTCTATAGAGCTAAAGGATCTCTTTCAGCTCTTCAGAGGAGATCGCTGCTCCACGCTTGTTGGAAAACCCAAACTTTTCTTCATCCAG gcttgcagagggaCAGAGCTGGATTCTGGCATTGAGACTGATAGTTGTGATGACTCAGCGGGACAAAAGAGAATTCCGGTTGAGGCAGACTTCCTATATGCATACTCCACTGTACCAG GTTATTATTCCTGGAGGAACGTTTGTAATGGTTCATGGTTCATCTCATCGCTGTGTGAGATGCTGTCAAAATATGGGAAGCAAATGGAGATCATGCGGATCATGACACGTGTCAACCACAAGGTGGCTCTGGACTTTGAATCCTCCTCCAATCTGCCTGGATTTGATGGCATGAAACAGATACCCTGCATTGTGTCTATGCTCACCAAAGAGCTCTATTTCCCGTAA